Proteins encoded in a region of the Solanum dulcamara chromosome 9, daSolDulc1.2, whole genome shotgun sequence genome:
- the LOC129903327 gene encoding phosphopantothenate--cysteine ligase 2-like, giving the protein MSFFESAPPLKDAAEIEKSLKEFVDHNTSSSVNGKAKRVVCITSGGTTVPLEKQCVRYIDNFSSGHRGAASTEYFLKAGYSVVFLYRRGSCQPFCSSLPDDPLLACFSVADDSSIEVDALHAETVKRAITENRAAVAEGILLKLPFTTIFEYLQILQLISVSLRDFGPSAIFFLAAAVSDFYVPWDSMALHKIQSASGPLDMRLAQVPKMLSLLRNEWAPMAFHISFKLETDTDILLAQSNMALKKYKMHMVIANELSTRKEEVIVVTEQEKVTVRRDSTRAGAEVESPLVELVVDRHSTYINKFDA; this is encoded by the exons ATGTCCTTCTTTGAGTCAGCTCCACCACTAAAGGATGCTGCTGAAATTGAAAAAAGTTTGAAGGAATTCGTTGATCACAATACTTCATCATCAG TGAATGGAAAAGCAAAAAGGGTGGTGTGTATTACTTCGGGTGGTACAACTGTTCCTTTGGAAAAACAATGTGTTCGTTATATCGACAACTTTAGCTCTGGTCATAGAGGGGCTGCATCCACAGA ATACTTTCTGAAGGCCGGTTATTCTGTAGTCTTTCTCTACCGTAG AGGGTCATGCCAGCCATTTTGTAGTTCTCTGCCTGATGATCCGCTGCTAGCGTGCTTTAGTGTTGCTGATGATTCAAGTATTGAAG TGGACGCATTGCATGCTGAAACAGTGAAGAGAGCCATTACTGAAAATCGTGCA GCAGTTGCTGAGGGAATCCTGTTGAAACTTCCATTTACAACAATTTTCGAGTATTTGCAG ATTCTTCAGCTAATTTCTGTGTCTTTGAGGGACTTTGGGCCTAGtgctattttttttcttgcagCTGCAGTTTCTGATTTTTATGTTCCATGGGATAGCATG GCTTTACATAAAATCCAGTCAGCATCTGGTCCTCTGGATATGCGACTCGCCCAAGTACCAAAGATGCTTTCACTGCTTAGGAATGAGTGGGCACCGATGGCCTTCCACATATCTTTTAAG CTAGAAACAGACACAGATATCCTTTTAGCACAGTCTAATATGGCCCTCAAGAAATACAAGATGCATATGGTGATAGCTAACGAACTATCAACCCGTAAAGAGGAAGTTATAGTTGTCACTGAGCAGGAAAAAGTCACTGTTCGTAGGGACAGCACTCGGGCAGGGGCTGAGGTCGAGTCTCCATTGGTTGAGCTTGTGGTTGATAGACATTCAACATATATCAACAAGTTTGATGCATAA
- the LOC129903328 gene encoding protein EPIDERMAL PATTERNING FACTOR 2-like, with product MVNTTTSFGILSVSIVTLVLMLLVDSSQSLRPYHFSYHGKGTNKDIQNHVHLKEERKGDHDVLGMEMYPTGSSLPDCSHACGPCFPCKRVMVSFACSIAESCPIVYRCMCRGKYYHVPSN from the exons aTGGTGAATACTACAACTTcatttggaattttgagtgTGTCAATAGTCACTCTTGTTCTAATGTTGCTAGTTGACTCTAGCCAAAGCCTACGTCCATATCATT TTTCCTACCATGGCAAAGGAACAAACAAGGACATTCAAAACCATGTCCATCTTAAG gaagaaagaaaaggagaTCATGATGTGTTAGGAATGGAGATGTATCCAACAGGATCAAGTTTACCAGATTGTTCTCATGCTTGTGGACCTTGTTTCCCTTGTAAAAGAGTAATGGTGAGCTTTGCATGCTCCATTGCTGAATCTTGTCCCATTGTCTATAGGTGTATGTGTAGAGGCAAATACTACCATGTCCCTTCCAATTGA
- the LOC129903100 gene encoding transcription termination factor MTERF5, chloroplastic-like: MLIRFRGKAVAVSNHSSIFHCNGFGDFLSSYNFGSQYLYSSTATPAPTHFLVKYLVDSLGFSNEEAASISSKVTSRKPSKNPDLVINFLKQAGFDNTQMKKMVYTVPKLLFRDVSKTLKPKFECLMDLGLSGSDLVNVIAKDAQIIDRGLDTHLRPTIDCLRRTFGSDENVVKALKRAPWLLTFRAHHIMGINLLLLRNFGFSDEKIRKLVLFYPNYLTQKPERIKDLLHRLENDFQVPRDSPSFLYGFHVLSSQKTSALDRKIGIFKSFGWSDNDILEMFRKLPLCVGLSEVRIQEKLNLFMTELGFGPAYLVSHLAILGFSLEKRVLPRMQVFKILDEKKLERRKLDLYHALCLTETKFINYFVLPYKDIPDLFEQLKKIVAP, encoded by the coding sequence ATGCTTATCAGATTCAGAGGCAAAGCTGTAGCTGTATCGAATCACAGTTCCATATTTCATTGCAATGGCTTTGGAGACTTCCTTTCCTCCTACAATTTCGGATCTCAGTATCTCTACTCATCAACCGCAACTCCTGCCCCGACCCATTTCTTGGTGAAGTACCTTGTTGATTCTCTCGGATTCTCCAATGAAGAAGCTGCCTCTATTTCTTCCAAGGTAACTTCACGTAAACCCTCAAAGAATCCTGATTTAGTCATCAATTTCTTGAAACAAGCTGGTTTCGACAACACCCAGATGAAAAAAATGGTTTATACAGTACCCAAATTGCTATTCCGTGATGTTTCCAAAACCCTAAAACCCAAATTCGAGTGCCTTATGGATCTCGGGTTATCCGGGTCGGACCTGGTGAATGTAATTGCTAAAGATGCACAAATTATTGATAGAGGTTTAGATACTCATTTGAGACCTACCATTGATTGCCTTAGGAGAACTTTTGGTAGTGATGAAAATGTAGTTAAGGCGTTAAAGAGAGCTCCTTGGTTGCTTACTTTTCGTGCTCATCATATTATGGGCATTAATCTATTGTTGTTGAGAAACTTTGGTTTTTCTgatgagaaaataagaaaacttGTGCTTTTCTATCCTAATTATCTTACACAAAAGCCCGAGAGGATTAAGGATTTGTTGCATAGACTGGAGAACGATTTTCAAGTTCCACGTGATTCCCCTAGTTTTCTTTATGGATTTCATGTGTTGTCCTCGCAAAAGACATCTGCTTTGGAtagaaaaattggaattttcaAGAGTTTTGGATGGTCTGATAATGATATACTCGAGATGTTCCGGAAACTGCCTTTATGTGTTGGCCTCTCAGAAGTTAGAATTCAGGAAAAACTGAATCTTTTCATGACGGAGCTTGGTTTTGGACCTGCTTACTTGGTTTCTCATCTTGCAATTTTGGGCTTTAGTCTGGAAAAAAGGGTGTTACCTCGGATGCAAGTCTTTAAAATTTTGGATGAAAAAAAGCTTGAGAGGAGAAAGTTGGATTTGTATCATGCTCTGTGCTTAACAGAGACAAAgttcataaattattttgtgCTGCCCTACAAGGATATACCTGATTTGTTTGAACAGCTCAAGAAAATTGTGGCTCCTTAG